The Halocalculus aciditolerans nucleotide sequence AGGACGTTCGAACGGCGATGGAGAAGGACCCGGCCGCCCGCCACCCCGTGGAGGTCCTCCTCTGTTACCCCGGCCTGCACGCGGTCTGGCTCCACCGCCTCGCCCACCCGCTCTCCGAGCGCGGGCACGTCATCCTCGCACGCCTCGTCTCGCACTTCGCGCGCTTCCTCACCGGCGTCGAAATCCACCCCGGCGCGGAAATCGGCCGGCGGTTCTTCATCGACCACGGCGACGGCGTCGTCATCGGCGAAACCGCCGAAATCGGCGACGACGTGATGATGTACCACGGCGTGACGCTCGGCGGCGACTCGATGAAGCGGGAGAAACGCCACCCGACGGTCGAAGACGGCGCGACCATCGGGACGGGCGCGACCGTGCTCGGCCCCATCACCATCGGCCGGGAGGCGAAAGTCGGCGCGGCGTCCGTCGTCCTCGACTCCGTGCCCGCGCACTGCACGGCCATCGGGAACCCCGCGGAGCTCGTCGGCGACTGCGTCGGCGAGCTCGGTGACACCGAGACCGAGCTCGACGCCGACATCTAAGGACGCCCGGTTCGCTGGTCGGCACTCGTTCGTTCACAGTCGGCAATCCACTCCCCCGTTCGCAACTATTACCCGCGTCCTCCGTGCACTCCGAGTATGGTAGATTGGATCGGTGAGACGTTCCGGAGCGACGTCGGCTGGGCGCACTTGGAGACGCTCGTCGACATCGGCGACCGGATGGCAGGGACGGACGGCGAGCGCGAGGCCGCCGAGGCGACGCGGGACGCGCTCGGCGAGTACGCGCGGAACGCGCGCCTCGACGAGTTCGACCTGCAGGGGTGGGAGCGGGAGATGAGCGAGATTCTCGCGGGCGGCGAGCCTCAGGACTGTATCGCGCTTCCGCGGAGTCCGACGGGCACGGCGGCCGGGGAGTTCGTCGACCTCGGGTACGGTCTCCCGGAGGACTTCGAGAACGCCGACGTCGAGGGGAAGGTCGTGATGGTCGCGTCGGACGTGCCGGGCTGGTTCGACCGCTACATCCACCGCCGCGAGAAGTACTACCACGCGGTGGAGGCGGGCGCGGCCGCGTTCGTCTACAAGAACCACGTCGAGGGCTGCCTGCCGCCCACCGGGAGCGTCGGGAACGAGGAGAACCCCATCGGCGACATCCCCGCCGTCGGCGTCTCTTCGGAGGTCGGCGCGCGCCTCGCGCGGCGCTGGGAGGGCGACGAGGTGACGGTGGAGACGGCCGCAGAGACGTACGAGGCGACGAGCCAGAACGTCCACGCGGAACTCGGCCCCGACACGGAAGAGGAAGTCCTCGTCACTTCGCACGTCGACGCGCACGACATCGCGGAGGGCGCGATGGACAACGGCGCGGGCACGGCGATGGTCGTGGAGGTCGCACGCGTCCTCGCGGAGCGCGAGGCGGAACTCGACACGAAGGTCCACTTCATCTGTTTCGGCGCGGAGGAGGTCGGTCTCGTCGGGGCCGCCTACGACGCCGCGAACCGCGATCTCGACGCCGTGAAGACGGTGCTCAACTTCGACGGCGTGACGCAGGGACGCACGCTCTCCTTCACGAGCCACCGGTTCGACGCGCTCGTCGACGCCGCCGAATCCCTGGGGAGCGACTTCGGCCACCCCGTCTCGGTGACGCCGGAGATGGGGCCGCACTCCGACCACTGGGAGTACACGAAGTGGGGCGTCCCCGGCTACCACGTCGCCAGCGACACCGGAGGGAGCGGCCGCGGGTGGGGGCACACGTTCGCCGACACCCTCGACAAGCTCGAAGTCCGCGACTTCCGCGAGCAAGCGATTCTCCTCGCGGAGCTCGCCGTCCGCCTCGCCGACGACGGCTTCACCGTCGCGCACGCCAGCCCCGAGGACATCGCCGCCGGCCTCGAACGCGACGACCAAGCGAAGGGCATGCAGATCACTGGCGACTGGCCCTACGACGACTAACAGCTGCGAGGACGAGCGGTCCGTTTGCTGAGTTTCCGCGCTCGGATGGCTGCGGCCGAGGGCAGTCGCGTCAACGCCGAGTGCGGGTCGGCGGTGAGCCATACGGATTTTTCATCGTGGGGTGAGTCGCGTCGGGTAATGGATAGAGTCGCGGTCGTCGGCGAGGGCTCGGGGGAGGCCGTCGCGCTCGTCGAGGACCACGGTGCGTCGGGGCGTGCGGTGGACGCCGGGGCGGTCGGTTCGTACGACGCGGCGGTCGCGCTCGGCGAGGAGGCGCTGTTGGACGTCGTGCACGCGGACGCCGCGACGCCCGTCCTCCCGGTGGGCGCGGGCCGCGGCTACGAGGGCGTGCCGCGCGAGAGCCTCCCGCAGGCCGTCGCGGCGCTCGTCGAGGGCGACACGGGAACGCGAGAGCGCGCGACGCTGACCGTGTCCGCCGGCGACTCGTCGTACCGCGCGCTCGCGGACGTGATGCTCGTGACGGCGGAGGTCGCAGAGATCTCCGAGTACGGCGTTCACACGCGGAACGCGACCGTCGACGAAGTGCGCGCGGACGGCCTCCTCGTCGCGACGCCGACCGGGAGCCGCGGGTACAACGCCGCCGCCGACGGCCCGGTCGTCGAACCGGGCGCGCCCGTCGTCTCCGTCGTCCCCATCGCCCCCTTCCGCATCGACCACACCGACTGGGTGCTCTCCCCGCCCCTCGACCTCACCATCGAACGCGACGAAACGCCCGTCACCCTCCTCGTCGACCGCGACGACGTCGGCCCGCTCGACCCCGATACGCCCGTCCACGTCGAAGCCGGGCGGCCCGTCGAGCTTCTCACGACCGGGGAGTCACGCGGGTTTTACGAGTAACGCGGTTCGGAGCGAGCGCCGAAGGCGCGAGTGAGAACCGCGAGAAGGCGAACGGCGAAGCCGTGAGCCAGCGCGAAGCGAGCGAGAACCGCGAGAAGGCGAACGGGGAGCCTGCGACCCGTGAGCGAGCGCAGCGAGTGAGAACCGCGAGAAGGCGAACGGCGAAGCCGTGAGTCAGCGCGACAGAGGAACACCGCTCTCGACGGCTAGGAGCCGCGAGAAGGCGAGGTGCCGAACGGGAGCGAGAGAGCGTTCGCGGTCGTTACCAGGCGCTGCCGTCGGCGAGGTCGGTGTCGTGGTCGAGTTTGCTGGAGGGGCAGATGTCTTCGAGGACGCAGTCCGAACAATCTGGGTTGCGGGCGGTGCAGGTGTCGCGGCCGTGGCTGATGAGCCAGTGGGTGTACTCCTTCCAGTGTTCTTCGGGGACGACGCTCATCAGGTCGGTTTCGATTTTCTCGGGGCGTTCTTCCTCTGTTATGCCGAGTCGGCGGCTGATGCGTTGGACGTGGGTGTCGACGACGATTCCCTCGGTTATGTCGTGGCCGTGTTGGAGGACGACGTTCGCGGTCTTCCGCCCGACGCCGGGGAGGTCGGTGAGTTCGCTCATGGTGTCGGGGACCTCGCCGTCGTGTTCGGCGATGATTTGCTCGCAGGCGTCGTGGATGTAGCCGGCCTTCGAGTTGTAGTAGGTGATGGAGTCGATGTCGTCGGCGATGTCGTCGACGTCGGCGTTCGCGTAGTCCTCGGCGGAGTGGTACTTCTCGAAGAGGTCCGCGGTGACCTTGTTCACGCGCTCGTCGGTGCACTGCGCGGAGAGGACGACGGCGATGAGGAGCTCTAACCTCGTGTCGAAGTTCAGCGAGATTTCGGGTTCGGGGTAGACGCCTTCGAGGCGGTCGATGACCTCGACGACCTGTTGCTCGCGGGAGTCGAGTGGTTCGCCCATAGGGGAGACGCCACGCGCGCGGCCTTTACAGTGACGCTACGGGGACGTCGACGAGGGCGAGGTCGTCGCTCTCGACGGCGCGTCGGAGGTCGGCGCGGAGGTCGCGGCGGGTCTCGGGGCGGTAGGCGTCGACGCCGAAGCTCTCCGCGAACGCGACGAGGTCGGGGTTCGTGAGTTCGGTGCCGAAGGAGTCGCCGTGCGTCTCGCGTTGTTTCTCCGTGATGAGCGAGAGGTCGTCGTCGCGGAAGACGAGCGTCGTAAAGGAACAGTCGAGGCGCTGAGCGGTGTCGAGTTCGGCGGCGTTCATGAGGAAGCCGCCGTCGCCGGTCGCGGCGACGACGTTTCCATCGGTGTTCAGGTCGGCGGCAACCGCGCCGGGGACGGCGATACCCATGGTGGCGAGGCCGTTCGAGATGACGACGGCGTTCGCGTCGAACGTCGGGAACTCCTGGGCGATGACCATCTTGTGTCGGCCGGTGTCGGAGAGGAGGACGTCGTCGTTCCCGAGGGCGTCGCGGAGCGCGGGCATGACGCCTTCGAGGGTGAACGGCGCGTCGGGCTCGGGTTCGGTCGCGAGCCGGTCGGTGACGCGGTTCCGGTAGCCCGCGTACCAGTCGGTGTCGAAGCTCGCTCCGGTGGTGGCGTCGTCGATGGCGGCGACGCCGCGCGCGATGTTCCCGACGACCTCGACGGCGGGGTCGTATTCGGCGTAGACTTCGGCGGGCTGGCTGTCGACGTGGACGATGGGGGTGTCCGCGCCGTGGAAGCCCGCGGGGTCGTGTTCGGCGACGTCGTAGCCGACGGCGAGCACGAGGTCGGCGGCGGCGAGGGCTGCCGCTCCCGCGCCGTCCCCGGAGTCCACGGTCATCAGGCTCTGCGGGCTGTCGTCGGGAATCGCGCCCTTCGCCATGTAGGTCGAGGCGACGGGAATCTCCGTGCGGTCGACGAACGCGCGGAGGACGTCGGCGGCGCGCCCGCGGACCGCGCCGTTCCCCGCGAGAACCGCCGGGCTGTCGACGGCTTCGAGGCGTGCTGCGGCGTCCGCGACGGCGTCGGGGTTCGGCGCGGACTCGGGCGCGGGCCCGCGCGCCGGCATCGACTCGACGGCCGTCTCCGTGGCGGCGACGTCCTCGGGGAGCTCGAGGTGGGTCGCGCCGGGTTTCTCCG carries:
- the cysE gene encoding serine O-acetyltransferase; the protein is MFSRVREDVRTAMEKDPAARHPVEVLLCYPGLHAVWLHRLAHPLSERGHVILARLVSHFARFLTGVEIHPGAEIGRRFFIDHGDGVVIGETAEIGDDVMMYHGVTLGGDSMKREKRHPTVEDGATIGTGATVLGPITIGREAKVGAASVVLDSVPAHCTAIGNPAELVGDCVGELGDTETELDADI
- a CDS encoding M28 family peptidase, which translates into the protein MVDWIGETFRSDVGWAHLETLVDIGDRMAGTDGEREAAEATRDALGEYARNARLDEFDLQGWEREMSEILAGGEPQDCIALPRSPTGTAAGEFVDLGYGLPEDFENADVEGKVVMVASDVPGWFDRYIHRREKYYHAVEAGAAAFVYKNHVEGCLPPTGSVGNEENPIGDIPAVGVSSEVGARLARRWEGDEVTVETAAETYEATSQNVHAELGPDTEEEVLVTSHVDAHDIAEGAMDNGAGTAMVVEVARVLAEREAELDTKVHFICFGAEEVGLVGAAYDAANRDLDAVKTVLNFDGVTQGRTLSFTSHRFDALVDAAESLGSDFGHPVSVTPEMGPHSDHWEYTKWGVPGYHVASDTGGSGRGWGHTFADTLDKLEVRDFREQAILLAELAVRLADDGFTVAHASPEDIAAGLERDDQAKGMQITGDWPYDD
- a CDS encoding NAD(+)/NADH kinase; translation: MDRVAVVGEGSGEAVALVEDHGASGRAVDAGAVGSYDAAVALGEEALLDVVHADAATPVLPVGAGRGYEGVPRESLPQAVAALVEGDTGTRERATLTVSAGDSSYRALADVMLVTAEVAEISEYGVHTRNATVDEVRADGLLVATPTGSRGYNAAADGPVVEPGAPVVSVVPIAPFRIDHTDWVLSPPLDLTIERDETPVTLLVDRDDVGPLDPDTPVHVEAGRPVELLTTGESRGFYE
- the nth gene encoding endonuclease III, whose amino-acid sequence is MGEPLDSREQQVVEVIDRLEGVYPEPEISLNFDTRLELLIAVVLSAQCTDERVNKVTADLFEKYHSAEDYANADVDDIADDIDSITYYNSKAGYIHDACEQIIAEHDGEVPDTMSELTDLPGVGRKTANVVLQHGHDITEGIVVDTHVQRISRRLGITEEERPEKIETDLMSVVPEEHWKEYTHWLISHGRDTCTARNPDCSDCVLEDICPSSKLDHDTDLADGSAW
- a CDS encoding acetolactate synthase large subunit, which translates into the protein MNAADRLVAGLEAEGVEYVYGLAGEETTDLLFAIRDSGLTFVPVRHEQGAAFMADVEGRLTGRAGVCFATLGPGATNLITGIADAQLDKSPLVAVTAQGGMETMHHESHQHLDIVETFDPVVKWNTRVHHPDITHEAVRKAFKVAETEKPGATHLELPEDVAATETAVESMPARGPAPESAPNPDAVADAAARLEAVDSPAVLAGNGAVRGRAADVLRAFVDRTEIPVASTYMAKGAIPDDSPQSLMTVDSGDGAGAAALAAADLVLAVGYDVAEHDPAGFHGADTPIVHVDSQPAEVYAEYDPAVEVVGNIARGVAAIDDATTGASFDTDWYAGYRNRVTDRLATEPEPDAPFTLEGVMPALRDALGNDDVLLSDTGRHKMVIAQEFPTFDANAVVISNGLATMGIAVPGAVAADLNTDGNVVAATGDGGFLMNAAELDTAQRLDCSFTTLVFRDDDLSLITEKQRETHGDSFGTELTNPDLVAFAESFGVDAYRPETRRDLRADLRRAVESDDLALVDVPVASL